A stretch of DNA from Acinetobacter sp. C26M:
CGACGATCTATCTTTCTAAGTATTTGTTTATTATATTGATATTATAACCCCATGACTAAACATACTATTTACAACCCAATCAAATTGACAATTGATCAAATATTGTTAGCCTAATAATTAAACACCCAATAATATGTACTAAAAATTATATGCCTTATGTTCGAAAGATTTATGTAAATTACACTGACTGTACTACAAGAAGAGTATTAACGTTACCATCGATCCTTACTGAAAAAGGTGTGGTGATTTCTCACTTAAGGTATTTAGCTTGGTTCAACTCAAAAAGTGAGGCTTGGAAAGAACGCTCAAGTTTCGCTTTGCAGCTTTTGCTGAAATATATCAATGCCGTTCCGAATATTGAAAGTGCTACGATACTACTCAAATCATTTACAGAATCTCTAGCTACAGGGACAATCAATTATAAAACCCTTACTGATCCTCTCGATCTTTATTGGCGACCTAGAACTATCACTGACACTAATAACTTATTATTTCACATCACACACTATACTGACTTCTTAGCTCTACAAGATGAATATAACTCTCCAAGAGTTAACCCTTTTCGTAAAGCAACCAGCTATGAGGAACGCCTTAATTGGTGTGCCTATTACCACAAACAAGCAAATGTATTCCTAAACCATTTAACAAATAAAGACAAAGCAAATCTTACCCAACAACAAGTGCGCTTAGTTGGCTCATTACAAGAAAATCAATATGATACGGAATATGCAATCCGTTTCCCTGAAAACCAAATCGAAAAGCTTCTCTATTTAGGTTTTGAGAAAAATGGGCTATTCGACTATAAATCACAAGCTATTACAATGCTTATGAATTATGGAGGGTTAAGAAAAAGCGAGGTTTTTCACCTTTTCATTTCTGATATTACTTTGCACCCGAATCATTCGAAGGAAGCTTTGGTTCGTGTTTATCATCCAATTATAGGAAGTTCACCTGATCCAAATTATAGAAATAGGCAAGAGTATCTTATTTCCAAAACATCATATAAGCCAAGAAACACCTACTCATTTTCTGAACGATTATACTCAGGCTGGAAGACACCGTTATTAACTTCTAAAGATGGCTACTTTGAAGTACTTTTTAACCCACCTGAAAAAGCACGAGAATTTCTAGCAGTTTGGATAAACTACTTAAAATATCAACGTGTTGAGCCGCCAAAAAATAATCCCCACCCTTTTGCATTTACTAATAGCTTAGGAGCACCAGAAACAATTAAAAACTTCCAAAGACTTCATAAAAATGCAGTAGAACGAATCGGCCTAGAATGTAAAAAAGAACTTGGTACAAGTGAACATGGCCATAGACATGCTTACGGCTTCAGGGCTAGAACAGCGGGTCTAGATCAAATAGCAATTCAAAAAGCAATGCATCATAAAAGTCCTATCTCCTGTTTAGTCTATATCAAACCAACGCTAGAAGAAGTCAAAGAAAAATTAAGAGGCATAAAATGATAAAACACTTCAATCTAAGAAATATTAGTAAGTCAGGAGTTGCAACCTCTTATTCACCCTTTCCAAATTTTGAAGACTTGAAAAAAACTTGTAAGCAATTAGGGATTACAAATTCTGTTATTTATAAGAAAAGCTATCGTCAGCATAATTTACCAGCACATCCTGAACGTATTTATGATGAATGGATAAGCTATAAGGACTTTTTTGATATTCCAGAAATTATTACTTATCTAGATTTAAAGAAAATTATTCATGCACAAAACCTAAAGAATGCAAAAGAATATAAAGACTTTGTTAACAAACAAAATGATTCATCAATACCACTTGATCCACAAGGTAGCTATGGAGATGAATGGGAGAATTGGTTTAAATTCTTAGGAAAAGAGGAACCCTTTAAGCCCGATTTTATTTCTTATGAGTATCATGACTGGGCTACTAAAATAATTGAATTTATGAAAGTAGCTCGAGGTGGAGGTACAAAAGAAAGTCATTTATGTCGATTTGTACGTCTATACATAGAAAGATTTGATAAAAGTAAATCTCCTCATATTTTTCTAGTTCAGAAAAAATTCGACGTTAAACCCTTTCGAAATATTCTTGAAAATTGCGAATCTGATCATATGAGAAGAAAACTTGTGATTGCGGTAAACGAGTTTCTTGATTATATCATTAATAATGACCTGACTATTGAAGATGAAGATACAGGAGAAATTGTACGCGTTGATAATGCACGTAATCCCTTTACTCTATTATTAGCTCAACAGAATATTTCATCTTCCTCTTTACGCTCTGAAACAACCAAACCTTGCTTACAGTATCATTTTGTTAAAAAAGTACAAAATTGGATTATTCCCGTAACAGCAAAGAATTTCAGAGATCTGGCCCACTTACAAAAATTTGATGTTGACTGGGTTAAGATTAATTCCAACTTGATTGACCCTAATGACAAGGATTGCATCTACAAAAAAATAGATGATCAATACTATTTGTGGTGTCCAATTGATTGGATACATACATATGCTTTAACAAAGGTGCCATTGAGGGGTAGGCAAATTGCTTATAACGACTCTGGTGAAGCCGATAAGTACATTGCTGATATTGATGAACATAATCAAATTATCTGGATAGAAAATCCGTCATTATTTGCTGGCTTGACCAAAGAGCAATCCTTTATAAAACGTATGCCAGATGGACAATTGGGTATGTTCACTACTACCAATAAAACCAATAATAATGGATTAGGTTATACCGTACCCTGGATTCCAGAAGATCTTGCATATTGGCTAATAAAATTAAGAAAATGGCAGCAAAAGTATAATGCTATTAAGGCCCCTAGCACTTGGTTAGATTGCCAAAGAACTAACTTAAATGAGTTACAAAGAAAATCTAAAGGTATAAATTGTTTTTTATTTAGAAGATTTGGGGATTTTGAACCGGCAGCGGTGTCTAATGCATTAACACCTCGATTAGCAACCGCTCTTTACTATATACAACCTACTAATCTTAACTTATCAAATCTTGAAGGTAATCCAGCAACAATAGGTGCATATAAATCAAAATATACCCCACATAGTATGCGTGTAAGCCTCATAACAGCATATGTCATAGAGATGGGCATGCCTATCGAGATAGTTATGAAAATTGTTGGGCATAGTTCAGTAATTATGTCCATTTATTACTGCAAAGTTTCTCAACAGGACATAAGGACGAAGCTAGAAGAAAGTGAAAAAGTTATATTAAAGAATGAAGCTGAAGCAATTCAACATACAATTGAACAGAACAAAATTGAAGATATCAAAAATCAACTAGTTGGCAGTAACGCTGAACTATTACAAGCATTAAATAATGATATACCAGCTGGAAATTATATTTTTAGAGACTATGGTATTTGCCCTTTTGCAGCATCAAGATGCCAAGATGGTGGAGAATTAATTCAAAGTAGCTCATTCTATACCCCGACCCCTCAAGGTTATTTGGGGATTCAAAATTGTATTAGATGCAGACATTTTATTACTGGACCAGCATTCTTAGGTGGACTTCTAGCGATTGCAAATGAAATTTTACTACAAGCAAATACTCAATCAGATGCATGTAGCCAATTACAAAAGAAAATTACTTCACTAAATCATGAAATTAATAAATTAGAGCAAGAAGAATATATAGCAAATCTCAAACAACAAGAATTCTTAGGTAAAACACAACGCCCTAAGCTCGAAACTGAATTACGCAATTTTGAATCAGAATATGAGTTAACAGCGAAGAAATTAGATATGTTGCTATGTGATATCCAAGCAACATATGGGCATATAACTCGTTGTCATAACTTAATAAATAGTAATCCCTCTGATACAAGTACAAACGAGCTATCTCTCATTACGATGCGAGATGCAGAACTCATTATTGAAATGGAGGAGGTCAATCATTATCAGCAACTTCAGGAAGTCTGTGAGAATGCAGTAATCTATAAATCATGTAATGCTGATCAGGCAATTTATCCTAGAACACAATTGATTGATAGAATGGCTATGTTTAATGAAATTATGCCTAGCCTTTTCACTCTCACTAAAGAACAGCAACTCATGGCAGGAAACCAAATTTTTAAATTATTAATGAACAGATTAAAAACTTGGGATAAAGTCCAACAGGTAATAGACTGCCGTATCAAATTCACAGAATTAGCAGACACTGAACAAATTTCGAAGTCAGATATTGAACTTATCATGACGAATTCAAAGAATCTTATTGAGGGCTAAAAACATGAGTCCTGAAAAACTACTTGAACATTTAAAAAGCGATTCTTCAAGCAAAATACAGCAAACATTGACAGCTATTTATGATATTTGCATGGAACAACAAGAACGAGGAATATATGACTTTTCTATTTCTACAATTGCAAAATTAGGATGCAAACGTGGAGTTCCCCAAGCACAAAGTATTCGCAATAAAACAGGTGAAAAATACCGAGCTTTGATCCAAGCATTTGCTGATTCTTCATCCAACAAGAAGAAGCTTAAAAAACTTTCTAAACAAGAAACTGATTGGATTTCCGAAATTGACAATCCTAAGCATCAATTATTGATTAGGATCATGGCCTCAGAGCTAAAAGAAGCACAACAGATGCTCCGAGAAATTATTCCCCCAAAACAAAGAATTGATATTTATGACCATAAGCATATGATATCAGACCAATCATTTAAATTAACAGATCAAGAAGTACGAGCTTTGCAATATTTACTATCATCTGACTTCCAAAAAAAGTGGAACTTGAAAACTACTGAATACGGAGCTTTAGTAGATGAAAAGAACCTACCTGTATTTAAGGTAGCAACTCTAGATGCATTGCGTAAAGCTTTGGAATATTTATCATGAACCGCAAATTATTAACTGCTGAAGGATATCAACGTTTACAAGATGAACTTAATGACTTGGTTCGTAAGGAACGCCCTGAGATTACAAAAATTGTATCCTGGGCAGCAAGTTTAGGCGATCGGTCGGAGAACGCAGATTACCACTACAACAAAAGAAAATTAAGAGAAATAGACCGAAGAATCAGATACCTAACCAAACTATTTGAAGTCGCGCATAAGGTTGAATATAGCTCTGAACAAGATGGGAAAGCATATTTTGGAGCATGGGTTGAGTTAGAAAATGACGAAGGCGAAACTATTAAATTTCGTATTGTGGGAGATGAAGAAATTTATGGTCGTAAAGACTATATTTCTCTCCAATCACCTATGGCGAAAGCTTGCTTGGGTAAGTCCGTAGATGATGAAGTTCGAGTACAGACACCTAATGGTTTAAGGAATTGGTATATCATCTGTATTAAATATAACTAGATATGAGCTAAATAATACTTAGAAAAATAGTAAACTAATTAGCTTTGATATTGTTTTAAGACGAAGATCTGCATGTCTAGAAGCAATGATAAGTCCATTCTTAGATAATTCAATTATATAAGTATGCTCATCAAAGTAAGAAATTTTTACTTTTGATAGATCGTAATAGACATCACCAAAAATTTTTTCAAAATCTAAAATTGCATTTTGAGTTGATGTAACCTCTAATGAACCCTTAGAGTTCTTTGAAAGAGACAACTCATTAAACCTTGCCTTTAATATCTGAAATTGATTTAAATTTTTTGCTTTACTTACAAAATCTTTAAGGTTTATTTGTTTATTTTTAAATAAAATTTTCATTCTAAGAATATTATTAAAATATTCAAGTAAATATTTAGTATACTTACTTGGTTCACTTATAACAAGAAAAAACCTACCATTAATATGGTGAAATGAGAAATCTTGATAAAGATAGTAGTCAAAAGAGATTAAAAGCTCTTTACCATTCTTATCAATAGTCTTTTCTGCACGTTTAACTTCTTTATAAAAAGTAGCCACCAAAGTACTTTGATCAAATTTAACATTTAGAAAATCATTAAAATTTTGATTAGCTATAACAGAAAACAGCTCATCGAATGTAATTTTTAAGTTACACTCAATAATATGAAATTTCATTATCCATCACTCCCATTTGATTCAAGATTGGAGTTTTCACCCTCATTAATTGGGGCCAACAATCTTAAAGGTTGCGTTGTTAAACTTTCTATCAAGCTGATCCCTTTAGTAAAAACTATTTTATTAAACTCTAAATCCAAACTATTAGGAATAGGGTTAAGTGTTTTTGAAAATCTACCATCTTTATTTTTATAAAACCCTTTAGAAATAAATGAGAAATTGCTTTTCCCATTTTCATCATATGTAACTTTAATTGATAACCGATATTTATCTGAGTTAGTTATATTAGAGTCCACACAATCCCAATTAAATCTATATAATCTATAGCCTTCTTCTAGCTTCTCCATAAAATCTGCTGACATATGGAGTTGATTACCTCTATAAGATGCACTTATAAGCTTATAAGTTCCTTCATCATCGTCATCACTATTACTACTATTAGGATCTTTAAATAATATTTCAACAACATTTGTGCGAGTATATCTATCCAAACTTGATGTTAACTCATCAAAAAACTGCCAATATAAGCTTGGTTTCGTTAATCCTATTAAATCAATTTTATCGACGCCTAACGTAGAATCTTGCTCCTTTAATATATTTATAACAGACTCACTCCACAATATCATTTCAGGTGTAGCGGGATGCTCTAAATAGAATTGCTCTTGGCCATCTATTTTTTTAAAAGTTAAAACAGACTTTTTATTTTCTATTTGGGCAAAAAGTTGCTTTTCTGGATGAAACTTTTCATAGTCAAACTCAAGAGATAGAACGTTATTACTCATCTTTTGTGAAACATTTTTAAGCTGTATATTACCAATATTTAGATCCAAAGAAGATTTTATATTTGAAATAATGGGTACAACATCAGTAATTTCTAACTGTGTATTCAAATTTGTAGAAGATGTATATTCAGATCGTTCTACTTTACTATGTTGTGCTGAGATTACCTCAAAATCCTCAAAACCATGCATAAATGAAGAAAAATAATCTGCTTTATTCTCTCTAGTTGTTTTACCACCTAAAATTATCCCTCTTTTTAAAAAAAGAGTATTAATAACAGAATCTGAAACTTTACCAGTACTTAATGCACTATATATATTGTAATCATTAGGTATATTATAAGATTTACTCATAGCTTATTCCTGAACTGGAGATCTATCAATTTTTTGATTACAAAAGATTTTTTGGATTATAGTAACTTCAGCAAACTCAATCCTATTAAATATATTTTTCATACTGTCGCTGTAATCCCACATAACACAATATTTTTCTATAGCCGCATGAAAGTTCTGCATAGCCGTACTTGCTTTATCTCGCGCACAATGACGTATGCGAGTCTCACAATTTTCAGAAATTAACTCGTACATCATCAATGTTTCAATTAGATAAATAAATTCATCAACCGTACTACCACTTTCTTTGTAATATATAATATTACCTCTACTCTTTTGTATAATGGTAGGGTTTGCTGGTTCTAATGGGTTAGGCTCAAAATCTGTATAATTATCATAATTCATGATAAAAAAAGGTCCGCTTATCAATTCTATTGTTGCTGGACACTCTTGTGGCGTGATTCGACTTTTAAACCGCTGTCTATTTGGATAAAAAAATGAAATAGGAGCATAAGCATCCGACCGTGGAACTTTTTGCTCTGTCCTTAAAACATTTAAATCATGCTTAATTGATAAGATACTATCTATTAACAAAGGTTCAATGATATGAAGTTTAATATTTGCAGGTACATTCAAATCCTTTAAATGAAATCTTGCAGGCGCTCTTCCAGGCCCGACATGTGGGGGATTTGGATAATCATGAATAAATGAATAAAATGGTTTATCAAAACGCCCATCATGGTTATAGACAAACAAAAGTCCTCTTATATCATAACTCCCCTCTATACCATATCGTTGTTTCCATTCCGCACTTGCTAAGCTACATACAGTCCCCTTAGTAATACTAATCAACCATTCTTTAACAACTTTATAACCAATTGAATCAGAGGCATAACTTTTTAAATCAGTATTTAGGAATACTCTTTTATTTTCATAAGGATCATCATAAAAAATAACTAAATCTGTAGGATGGGTCTTATCAGCCGTTTCAGCAGCACCTACGAAATGTTGAGGTTTCATTAAGCAAGGAAAATCTAAATCATTTTCAGGATGGATCGTCCATTTAAGAAAGTCACCGATCTCTTGAGTGATTAAATTAGCTAATTCAGCAATTCTTATCGTTTCTGACACGCGTCCCTCTACAATTTATTAAGTTGAAAATTAACTCTTCTAAATTATAAAGCGAAGAGTAAAATTAATAATATCTCTATATGCTCTTTAAGTGTATGGTTTTATAAAATAAAAATCTATAGTTTTAATATAAAGGCGTCAGTCTGTGACGCTTAATATTAATTTAATGGTTTTTCATATTTCTAACCCAGCCTAATTAGCGCTTTTCTCATTTCATCCAGTCTAAGACGTTGCCCCTCTACACAACTTTTATGACGCTCAAACATTAGTTGCTCTTTATCTTTCCAGTTGTTAAGAATTTCTTGACCCTGTTGAAGTTCTTGTTCTAATTTACCAATCCTTATTTTAAGTGCTACTTTTGCATTCCATTGCTGCAATAACTCAGCTTCCACCTCTGCGTGTGTAACCTCTCCCCTAACCATTCTCTCAAAGTCTTCCTCAGTTCGCTTTTCTGCAGCCTCTATGACATTTTGAGGGTAAGAGTGGCCCAAGATACTTTTTGCTAACATATGGGCTGTACGGAGCTCTACAAATTCTTCATCTGTATATACATGTCGCTCTACATTCATTTAGATTCTCCAAACCTCTTCGTAATATCCTACCTCTATTAAAAAAAACATGGAACACTTGATCACTCTGATTTTATTGATAGTTTACTTAACCATTTAGAAACGATTTCTTTTGTGTTCATTCCAGCCCAATTATGTTGATTATCAAAGAAATTTAAGCTTATAAATTGCTCAATTTTGGAGAATTGCCAATTATCAGGTAGTTTTTTAGGATAGTTTGGCTTCTTTTTCGAATCGACTAAATATTTAATATAATAAGCAATTTTATTCGAGTATTTGTTCTTATGCTTTTCATGATCAATTTCATCTTTAATTTTTTCTATAAACAAATCTCCTGCTAGCAGTTTTGCCTGATAAAACAAAAGGCTATATGAATGTTCTAGATCAAAGTATTCTGACAGTTGGATTAAATTAGTTTCTAAATTTAAATTTTTCTCATAGGGAACTGGAAATTTCGAGAAGACCTCTGGAATTAAATTATATATTTCTTGTAATCTAATATTTTTAACAAAATTTTCTATTTGCTGGATATCAACCATGTCTAATTTAAACATGTCAATAAAACCGCCAAAAAATATTTTCAACTCGTAATTACTAACATCCTCATCTATAGCCAAATAAATGCCATTTTGCACTTTAATTTGAAGAACTCTTACTAATGAATCATATTGTTCGTCACTAAGAGTAGAGCTATTTTCTTGCAAAAATAAACTTATTTGCTCTTTTAAATTATTTAAATCTTTGTACTTATCAATTATGGCTCTTTTATCAAACAAGGATTGAAGCACAATATTTGCCCCACCTCTTTCTTCTTCATAAAAACTATCCCACACTTTCTTATTGATAAATCTTTCTTCTCCCATTGTGTCAAGAGATAGGAATAGAAAAATGTATATCATTTCAAGATAGCTAAAATCGAATTCAGAAAAGGTTTTTTTCTGCAATATATTTTTATATTCATCAATAAAATCCTTAGCTTTTTTATTATTCTTTTTTAACTCACAATTTACACATAAATAACCTTTCTTAAAAAACTCTTTATAAACACTCCTATTCTTAAAACCTACTCTTGAGTGACATTTTCTACATTCAAAATTGGTATCTATAAGTTCTAGGCAGCTATGTAATTCAATAAAATTTGATAATTCTTTTGTATTTGTAAATTTATATTGTTCTGTAATTGTTTTAGCACTAATTGCAAATTTCAGATCACCAGTCGTTGTGTAAGTTTGTATCCAATAATCTTTAACTATTTGAAGATCTTCGCCATCTAAGTTGCTCAATAATTTTATTTCAAAAGACTCAGGTCTCATAAGGATCACCCTAATGTTTGGATTGAGTAGTTCTAGTTGTTCGTTTTAATCGTTAAATCTTTTTATAGTATATTTTTTAGTATATGTACTATCTCTAAGGTTATGTTTTTGTTATTTTAAAAATAAAATAGTACAAATCATAGGGTTATAAAAATCAGTCTGCATTTTCAGAACGATCGCCAAGGCTTGCCGCCCAATTTACTTTTTTAGTGATTTCAGGACGTTCGTCATGCCATAGCTTTTTTAGCTCTGCGACCAAAAGATCATGTCCAGTACGTGTAATTAAATTCGATTTCATAAGCCCAAATACGTTAATACAACAGTCCATTTACAAGTTTTTGCATTGTATTCCTTATTTCGCCACCGCTAAAGTGTATAAATTTTATTCTTTTCCAAATCATAGGTTTGTGATGTAATTCTCAATTTTTTATTGTGCAAAATTTGACATTCTTGGTTTTGACGCTTAATATGCGCCCCTAAGTTTATTTTTGTTTATTTTTTATACACTTTGTAAATGTTGTGAAACATTTGCACCATCTTTCCCTTTAACTCAATGTCATTACTGAATGACGTTCATGACTTGCCCACCCTTATTGAATTTATCAACTTTTAAAAGTTAAGGCAGTGTTTTGCTGAACTTTTTGGGCATAAATTACCTGTAGCGGAGACAACATGCACAGTAATTCAAGTTCTGGGTCGAGGCCTAGCCTTAACTCTTTATCTTCCAAACGACCTTTTCAAGTTTTAGCGTTAGGAGCTGCAATCCTTCCTTTCAATAGCTTGAATGCTGAAAAATCACATCAATACAATACAGTTGTGAATACCAACGTTTTAACTGTAGTTGCAGTTGAAAGTCCAACCACGGTCTTTAAAGACGGTCAATTCCAACATGGTTTTGGTTATGACTTAGTGCGTAATTACGCACAAAGCTTAAATGTAAAGCTTGATTTCAAAACCGTTCCTGACAATGCCACGGCATTGAAATGGGTTGCTCAAGGTAAAGCGAACATTGCCATGACAACAGCCAATCTGGCTGCGATTGAAAATAAACAACTGGTTTCATTTTCAGCAAGTTGTGGTGATCAAGCAAGCTTAAGCAAAAATGGTTTAAATCCTCAGTTAAATTGGGTGTTTAAACAAGCTGATGATCCGCTCACACTCACAGCGAGTGGTTTTATCTGTCAAAGCAAGCAATCAGGTACAACTCAACAATTGGCCTCATTCTATAACCGCAATGTGGTTAAACCAGAGTCTTGGTCTACGATTCAAAGAGATTTGAATCAACGCTTGCCGATTTATAAGGCAAGTTTTAAACAAAGCGCATCTAAATACAATTTAGATTGGCACTTACTCGCAGCAATTGGCTATCAAGAGTCTTATCTTAAACCAAGCTCAGTTTCTCCCACTGGTGTACGTGGTTTAATGATGTTGACCAACAGCACTGCCAAAGCGATGGGCGTAAGCAATCGCTCAGATCCACTGCAAAGTATTCAAGGTGGCGCGAAATATTTTGATCTGATGTTAGATCAATTTGGCAATGTGCCTTATCCAGACCGTA
This window harbors:
- the gmtX gene encoding gamma-mobile-trio protein GmtX, with the protein product MSPEKLLEHLKSDSSSKIQQTLTAIYDICMEQQERGIYDFSISTIAKLGCKRGVPQAQSIRNKTGEKYRALIQAFADSSSNKKKLKKLSKQETDWISEIDNPKHQLLIRIMASELKEAQQMLREIIPPKQRIDIYDHKHMISDQSFKLTDQEVRALQYLLSSDFQKKWNLKTTEYGALVDEKNLPVFKVATLDALRKALEYLS
- the greB gene encoding transcription elongation factor GreB, with product MNRKLLTAEGYQRLQDELNDLVRKERPEITKIVSWAASLGDRSENADYHYNKRKLREIDRRIRYLTKLFEVAHKVEYSSEQDGKAYFGAWVELENDEGETIKFRIVGDEEIYGRKDYISLQSPMAKACLGKSVDDEVRVQTPNGLRNWYIICIKYN
- a CDS encoding VPA1269 family protein, which gives rise to MIKHFNLRNISKSGVATSYSPFPNFEDLKKTCKQLGITNSVIYKKSYRQHNLPAHPERIYDEWISYKDFFDIPEIITYLDLKKIIHAQNLKNAKEYKDFVNKQNDSSIPLDPQGSYGDEWENWFKFLGKEEPFKPDFISYEYHDWATKIIEFMKVARGGGTKESHLCRFVRLYIERFDKSKSPHIFLVQKKFDVKPFRNILENCESDHMRRKLVIAVNEFLDYIINNDLTIEDEDTGEIVRVDNARNPFTLLLAQQNISSSSLRSETTKPCLQYHFVKKVQNWIIPVTAKNFRDLAHLQKFDVDWVKINSNLIDPNDKDCIYKKIDDQYYLWCPIDWIHTYALTKVPLRGRQIAYNDSGEADKYIADIDEHNQIIWIENPSLFAGLTKEQSFIKRMPDGQLGMFTTTNKTNNNGLGYTVPWIPEDLAYWLIKLRKWQQKYNAIKAPSTWLDCQRTNLNELQRKSKGINCFLFRRFGDFEPAAVSNALTPRLATALYYIQPTNLNLSNLEGNPATIGAYKSKYTPHSMRVSLITAYVIEMGMPIEIVMKIVGHSSVIMSIYYCKVSQQDIRTKLEESEKVILKNEAEAIQHTIEQNKIEDIKNQLVGSNAELLQALNNDIPAGNYIFRDYGICPFAASRCQDGGELIQSSSFYTPTPQGYLGIQNCIRCRHFITGPAFLGGLLAIANEILLQANTQSDACSQLQKKITSLNHEINKLEQEEYIANLKQQEFLGKTQRPKLETELRNFESEYELTAKKLDMLLCDIQATYGHITRCHNLINSNPSDTSTNELSLITMRDAELIIEMEEVNHYQQLQEVCENAVIYKSCNADQAIYPRTQLIDRMAMFNEIMPSLFTLTKEQQLMAGNQIFKLLMNRLKTWDKVQQVIDCRIKFTELADTEQISKSDIELIMTNSKNLIEG
- the gmtY gene encoding gamma-mobile-trio recombinase GmtY, with the protein product MPYVRKIYVNYTDCTTRRVLTLPSILTEKGVVISHLRYLAWFNSKSEAWKERSSFALQLLLKYINAVPNIESATILLKSFTESLATGTINYKTLTDPLDLYWRPRTITDTNNLLFHITHYTDFLALQDEYNSPRVNPFRKATSYEERLNWCAYYHKQANVFLNHLTNKDKANLTQQQVRLVGSLQENQYDTEYAIRFPENQIEKLLYLGFEKNGLFDYKSQAITMLMNYGGLRKSEVFHLFISDITLHPNHSKEALVRVYHPIIGSSPDPNYRNRQEYLISKTSYKPRNTYSFSERLYSGWKTPLLTSKDGYFEVLFNPPEKAREFLAVWINYLKYQRVEPPKNNPHPFAFTNSLGAPETIKNFQRLHKNAVERIGLECKKELGTSEHGHRHAYGFRARTAGLDQIAIQKAMHHKSPISCLVYIKPTLEEVKEKLRGIK
- a CDS encoding transglycosylase SLT domain-containing protein, with the protein product MHSNSSSGSRPSLNSLSSKRPFQVLALGAAILPFNSLNAEKSHQYNTVVNTNVLTVVAVESPTTVFKDGQFQHGFGYDLVRNYAQSLNVKLDFKTVPDNATALKWVAQGKANIAMTTANLAAIENKQLVSFSASCGDQASLSKNGLNPQLNWVFKQADDPLTLTASGFICQSKQSGTTQQLASFYNRNVVKPESWSTIQRDLNQRLPIYKASFKQSASKYNLDWHLLAAIGYQESYLKPSSVSPTGVRGLMMLTNSTAKAMGVSNRSDPLQSIQGGAKYFDLMLDQFGNVPYPDRNWYALVAYNMGPGAISQIQKRIRAQGKDPNQWVNLYDYLQRNQARNGRYKQAVQYVTRIRTYLEHLKTNSRIDV